From the Helianthus annuus cultivar XRQ/B chromosome 17, HanXRQr2.0-SUNRISE, whole genome shotgun sequence genome, the window gatggatttcgctatgACGACCAAATAAGTCAAAAACGAAGTCTTAAAGCATACCGAAATGGTTGAATTAATAATGACTTCGGTAAAATACCCGATAGATAGGTAGGATTTCAATATACGTGTAAACCAAGAGATGGGAATGCGGATCAAAAGTCAAAAGACTCGAATGATGAGTTGTGACTAAAAGTTGATGAATTCACGCAAGGAATTCGGAATAAGTAAGGAATTCAGAATAAGTATGTTCAATCTTATAAGATTAAACGGGTAGAGGAATTTACACGAATAACCAAATGGGTTAAGAGAAGTCTCAACGCATACCATAATGGAAGCGTGAGTTACAAAATAATAAGCCCGGGTAATGGGTTATAGGAGTAGAAATGTTGCCCGGAAGGAAAACGATCGTAGTCAAGGACTACGGTCGAAGTTAATGAATTTCAAAAGCGAAAATAAATGATTTTTCAAACATAAAAAGGTGGCCTTGaagccatatatatatatatatatatatatatatatatatatatatatatatatatatataggggaaggttcaaatgaaaaccactagttattgtgaaaactcaaaaactaattaaaaagccaaaaaaacatacaaattttcttttttgcataccaattttttatatataaaaaaatttcaaaaataaaaaaaaaattgtagtgcacatgtgtatgtgtactacacatgtgtattattacacatgtttactacaaaaaaaaaaatctgacaaaaagtttttttatatatataaaaaatagcgatttttaataaaaaaaaattgtaaaaaaaatttggtgtgttttttagactttttttagttagttttcgagttttcacaataaaagtggttttcatttgtaccttcccctatatatattaataatgacacgagtaaaagatgatctacgggatcatcataaccttcgGGTTATAAGCAATGTTAGGGTCTACGGGACCAAAATGACCATCGGGTCACCAATAGAAAGAAATGAACTGTAGGGGCCTCACCTTAAAGGGGTGAAAGCCTaaagaaatagcctacgaggctaagtgaaagaacctacgggtcactTGGGTGAAGTGTGGGAACTGGATGCAATTCCCCGCATAAAATAAGAACAAAAAAGAATAAATTCTTGGTTGTCAATTTCTTgatatgagtaattgacataAGTTCAAgagaaaacgttaaactaaaattcagttttagtgaTAAACAACATTTTAACAAATATGAATATTATGAGAGAAATCGGAAAATGGTTAATATTAAAGGATATAGGTATTAAAACCGATAGGTGCAAGACGATACATTCAAAAAGAAGATTTTTGATAATGAAAAGTTGATATAAACTTAAACATGACGTGATGCGATCATGGTCAAGAAAAGTAATATAGAATATAATCACATTGTAGCGCGAGTTACGGGAATATGGATCATAAACTCATATAAGGCCGGTGATGACAATATAGTATACTGAATGACGGAGTATAAGGTAGCCGGTGACTAGTAAGTCTAACCGGAAAGACCATTTAAGATCAAAATAGTAATTATAACTTAATAAAAGCACTTATCTTGATGAGATTAGCGTGGGATAATAAGTTGATTACATAAAAAAAACGAGTGGCCAAGAAGGTGACTCGTTATAATAAGTGATCAAGGCGAGAAATAAAAGTTGAAACTAATGGCCTATGAGGCCCATGAAAGACGCATACGCTTTGTAGCCAAAAGGACATTACCATACCTTCCTAGTAATACTAACAAATTGTTGAAATGTGAGCAATGCTCAAGGGATTACCAAGCTTCCGTATTACGCTTCGTCGTCACGTTTTAAAcgacgatatatatatatatatatatatatatatatatatatatatatatatatatatatatatatatatatataaatatatatatatatatatataggggaccgctagaatgagaaccaccccgagttgtaagaaccgcgagaaccacaccatccgggtcgccgtttaccacgatttttttttacaactagatgtgtgtattataaacacatccgtaaaaaaaaatttaaacgccgcgcccgagggggtagttttttacaccacaagtttggtgtttttttttttttcttttttctttttttttacaccaaacttgtggtgtaaaaaactacccctcGGGcacggcgtttaaatttttttttttacggatgtgtttataatacacacatctagttgtaaaaaaaatcgtggtaaacggcgacccggatggtgtggttctcgcggttcttacaactcggggtggttctcattttagcgcaattctatatatatatatatatatatatatatatatatatatatagggtagggttctagagtgaacaaggAGTAACTTGTGAACAAAGTGAACAGATCTTGACCATTGATTTGTTAGATGATAAGATTTAATTTAGTAATTAtttgattaaaatataataaagaGAAATAATTAATAGGGGTACTAATGTAATAATACACCAGTTTAATTTTGGTAAACTGGTAACGTAATTGAATTATCTCTTTAGATTCTAATTAAATATTTTCTTCCATAATAATTGCTCTTGTTGATTTGGTATGAAAATACTAAACATAGGTGTATGTTGGATAAAGCAACAGTTGTCTTGTACTTGATTTGTCAAAAGTTTATGTATGAATATACACAAATGTACATGGGTAAAGCTTCAAGTTTATGTTTTCAAATGTGTTGAATAAAACAAACAGTTGTTTTATACTtgaaatacacaagtgtatatatatgtacataGAAGCTTTAACGTGTGTACACAGGTGTATTGATGTAGTTTCAGAATTTAAGATGTGATCAAACTAAATAGCAAAGCGTTAGCTATCATTTTGAATATATTAAATGATTCGAAAAAATTGGATGAAGATATAATAGAATCTCAGAACCAAAAACCAACACATGTTTGAACGTAAAATACAAATATAAGAAACAACAAGACTGATCATATATATTAAATGACAAATCAAGTCTCGTGCGTAATGGGTCGGGGATTAATTAGAATTATGTATGTGTGGGAAAATAACATTGTAGATTGAAAATGATTACTGCAGAAAGATTATGAACCGTGTACCCTTTCCACCTTTTGAAGGAACTAGAATTGTTTAAGAAGAAGGAAATACTAGAACAAAAAAGTGCAGCCTGATCTTCTCGATTTAGAGAGAGAATGTTGTAATTTTGTTTATGAATCATTAATTTGAATTCCTAAAATGCAGGAATTGGTTACAATATCATGGTAACTGATTAGGATAAATCTTCATTATAATTGGTTTAAAATTAAATAAGAATTAAATCTAATTAGTTAATGACAATCCTATCCTTTTAAAATCAAGGGTCAAGATGAGTTCACACACGTCACAAATGAGGGGGTGTTCACTtttgaacctaaccctatatatatatatatatatatatatatatatatatatatatatatatatatatatatatatatatatatatatatatatatatgttgtgttgaaatgttttaaatcataaaatgttttaacaaactcGTATTATAGAATTAATGTGTAATCGTATAAACACATTTTATGCGAAAACTTATATGAAATATCGTTAAATTATGTAAGGGTCTTACATCGACAGACGATAAAAGAAAGAAATTTGCATAGTTTCAAGAGGGGGCGAAAAAAGATATTGAACggtgttttggggttctacaAAAAAATGGCATATCATTGAACATCTAGTACGTTCTTCTACACCACAGAGGTTGCGATACATTATGCATGCTTGTATTTTGCTGCATAACATGATCATCGAAGACGAAGGTAGAGCGATTTGTGGCTACGACGAAAACGTGTCTAACGGGAATTCTGTTCTAGTGAGTCTGGAACAACAAGATTTAAACGGATTCTatctacgtaacgagtacacacatcaaAAACCTACAAACGGACTTGGTGGAGTATATTTGGAACAACGCACAAAACGAACCTAACGACTACATGTAGGATGAAGACTagtagttttattatttttttaagaaTATGTTGGGTTTTTTAATATAATGTTGGAATTAATATTTGTTTTAGAgtttatattaattttagttTTATGTAATATCTGGTTTGTAATATTATGTAATGTTTGGTTTTTAGTATtaatgattttatttttttttatcttatttaataaatgttaaaaaagtagataaaattaaaaataaataaattaagtTGGTGGGGTAGATTTATCCTCCATTTCCATATTTTCATCCTTGGATATGCATCCTCCAAGAACTGTGGCGTGACGCTTATGTAAAAGTTCATCCTCCAAAAATGAGCCTCTCCAATATAGCCTTATGATCTCACCCATTATGTAAATCCTCATGATTCTCACAAACTAGTTATTTTTATGATGTCACCCATTATGTTGGTTCGGTCGTTAACAAATGATTTGCTCCAACCTGTATTTATTCTCGTAACACCTAGACGCAAACCATTTTTTGCCAATtataaaacgaaagaaaaaggaGTTTTCTACTTGAGCCATGGATGATTTAATTCTCTccccatcttcatcttcttccattGTTTCCTTTCCCACTACAACCCCTTTAGATACCCTCCAGCAAAAGCTCCAAAACCTTCTTCAAAACCAGCCTCAACAATGGGCATACGTGGTTTTCTGGCAGTCCTTCACCGACGACTTAAACGGCCGTGTCACCTTGTCCTGGGGAGACGGTCATTTCCAAAACCATAAGGAACTACAAAACGACCCCGCAAGCAAAAAGTTTGCTCTCAAGGAAATCCAGTGTCACAATGCCGAGTGGTTCTATGTTATGTCGCTGACCAGATCGTTTTTTCCTGGAGACTGTTCGGTTCCAGGTACAGCTTTTGCTTTAAATACTATGATATGGTTAGGTGGGGCGGATCAGCTACGGGGTTTTAACTGCGAAAGAGCTAATGAAGCTCAGGTCCACGGTTTGGAAACATTGGTTTGCATCCCAACTTCAAATGGTGTTGTGGAAATGGGTTCGTATGATGTCATCCAGGAGTCTTGGAACTTGGCTCATCAGGTCCAGAATATGTTCGGTGGTGGTTCTATAAAGTTGCACAACATTCATCATAATGTTGTTTCTTTTGCTGATATGCTACTTATGGCTGATGAGGAGGAAGGTGGTAAGAATATTATGGATTTTGATTCAACTACACCAGATGGCCAGATGTTTAAGAACACAAGAATGATGTGCACCAACACTACGATGACAGCGACGACGGATACCTATGCCGAGACTGCCTCTGAGAATTCAGATTCCGATTGCCAGTTGGTTCTTTCCACAACGACCAAGCAGAAGAAGAGACAACATAATAAACGGCCCAATGGTATGCTCTTTTCTTAACATATTTACACACAAAGTGATCTGCTAAGTTAAATcgtgagttaactgccattttcgtccttatAGTTTGTTCATTTATGTAAGTTcaagtcaaatttcaaatttgtaccattttCCTACTTAACATTCTTGAAACATGGCAGTTCCGTCCAAAAAAAAACATGAGTTAAGTGTCATTTTCGTTCCTGTATTTTGTTCAATTATTCGATTCAACCTTAGTTTTTTTTGGATGGAATTGACTTGTTTCAAGAACGTTAGTGACGGAAATGGTACAAATTCGAAATTTGGTCTGGATTGGCATAGttgaacaaaccacagggacgaaaatgacatttaactctaaattgTGGACAGATCTAATGGCATCTTCAATACAACCtttctaaattatatttatacatgtTATATTCATTGTGGTTGTATGAGACGGCCAGGCTCGATCACCACCATCCATCCGGGCTTAGTCTGAGACACCGgatgaacacaaacaaacgtcTTAGAGGACGTCCCCTCTAATGGCAAACATATGCCACCGTGGCATTTGTTGGGGTCCGAAAAGCATCGTTTGAACTGCTCTATTGTCCACCAACCTAATACCCTTGACAATGTTTTCCTAACATCTACAACGCTAGACATTTCAACGTACATAACTATGTCACAGATGTTATGTTAGACAAATTCCAATCACCATTTAATTTTCAACACTAGACATTATGATACAAGTTCTATAGGAGGTGCTAAAAGTTTTTTCTGGCTCATAGTAGTCCATCACTTGAAGATATTAAGAAATATTTACATGTATGTTACTTGTTATAAGTCTAATCAATGTCATAAAAGTTATACATTTCCCTAAGCTTGTGAACAATAAACGTGACCACTTTGTGTCTTTTTGTAGTGAAAGGAAAAAAATCAGGTGGCAGGTTTCCAGCGGGGAACCACGTGGAGGCAGAACGACAGCGACGTGAGAAGCTCAACCAACGATTCTACGCCCTCCGATCTGTTGTCCCGACTGTGTCAAGGATGGACAAGGCGTCCCTCCTATCAGACGCTGTTTGCTATATCaacaaactgaaagaaaaagtcaCGTATCTTGAATCTCAATTACACCGTCGTAACAATCACCAAGGGAAACCCAAGAAAATGAAGGTGGAAATGGTTGATACAATGGAAAATCACGAACAAAACAGCAACACTGGTGATTTGTACCTATCTTCTAAGAAAACATCACGTGTTAACAAGACAACCAAAAATAAAACAAGTAGCTTGAAGGAAGTGGAAGTGAAGATCGTTGGCAGTAATGTAATGATACGGGTACAATCGGGAAACACAGACGTACAGGCTGGGAAACTAATGGATGCTCTAAGAGAAATGAAAGCACAAATCCAGCATGCAAGCATGTCGTGTGTGAATGAGATAATGTTGCAAGATGTGGTGGCTAGAATCCCTGATTCCATGGATGAAGATGAACTAAAATCTATTCTCATTTGGAAATTAGACCACTAATCACATATAAAGCAAATTAGTAGCATGTGTTAGGTTTGAATTGATGTCATAATAATGTTGTGCTATTAGCACATATATATGTTGTGCAATATTTATGTTTGTGGCTTAAAGATGTCAGTGAGGGAACAAACTAAGCTTTATTAATGAAAACACTTCATTAAGTTTTTACTTTTCTGGTGTCGtctgagtctccaaagatagataCATTTGACTCATAGGCATGTGATATAAGATGAGTTCTACTCTGTTGTTGTAGGTATCCATGTGCATGGTGAGACTGAATGCTAGCCCTATTACCAATTCTAGTACTAATACAAATGAAGTGGTCCTCCAACATTGGTTCTATATTAAAAATAAGTGTACTGAAAGTTTGGGGTCATGTACTTTCTGAAAATTATCGTGTCCAGTGGATCGGTGGATTTATTTATTTCCGCGTGTCGGGATAATGAGCAAACGGTCACGCTATTCTTTTGGTAATACAGTTATGTGACTGAACATGTCGGTACGAGTCCTTTAATGGCTGACAAAAT encodes:
- the LOC110923672 gene encoding transcription factor MYC2, with translation MDDLILSPSSSSSIVSFPTTTPLDTLQQKLQNLLQNQPQQWAYVVFWQSFTDDLNGRVTLSWGDGHFQNHKELQNDPASKKFALKEIQCHNAEWFYVMSLTRSFFPGDCSVPGTAFALNTMIWLGGADQLRGFNCERANEAQVHGLETLVCIPTSNGVVEMGSYDVIQESWNLAHQVQNMFGGGSIKLHNIHHNVVSFADMLLMADEEEGGKNIMDFDSTTPDGQMFKNTRMMCTNTTMTATTDTYAETASENSDSDCQLVLSTTTKQKKRQHNKRPNVKGKKSGGRFPAGNHVEAERQRREKLNQRFYALRSVVPTVSRMDKASLLSDAVCYINKLKEKVTYLESQLHRRNNHQGKPKKMKVEMVDTMENHEQNSNTGDLYLSSKKTSRVNKTTKNKTSSLKEVEVKIVGSNVMIRVQSGNTDVQAGKLMDALREMKAQIQHASMSCVNEIMLQDVVARIPDSMDEDELKSILIWKLDH